The Pseudomonadota bacterium region GCCGGCGTGCGAACCGGTCTGCGCCCAGGCACGAGCCACCGGCGCGACGACCGACAGGCAAAGGACCAGAACGGGCACGAGCGGCATGATCGAGCAATCTCGCGCGCGCGCCCACCTGTCAAGCACGGGATGGTGGGGATCGCGCGCTGTGCGCGAATCAACGTGCGAGTATACTCTCGGCGGTGACTGCCGGGACCTACCTCGATCATCTTCACCGAGCACGTGCGAGCGCGATCGTACGGGCATCGGAGCAGCGCCTTGCGGGCGACGCCATGGAGGCGGCGATCCGGAGCGGCTTTCGTGTGGTCGAGTTCACACTGACCACGCCGGGGGCGCTCGAGCTGATCGAGGAATTCTCGAAGCGCCGGCCGCTGTCGGTAGGCGCTGGCACGGTACTGAGCGCGGACGATGCGCGCCGAGCCGTCAAGGCGGGCGCCTGCTGCCTGGTTTCACCCGTGTTCGATGAAGCCGTGGTTCATGCCGGGCTCGCGCTGGGTGTAGCGGTCATGCCGGGCGCGCATACCCCGACCGAGCTCTTGCGCGCCTATTCGGCCGGCGCGCAGCTTCAGAAGCTGTTTCCAGCGCCCGCGGGCGGGCCCGCCTATCTACGTTCGGTTCGAGGACCGTTGCCGTTTCTGCGGATCGTGCCCACCAACGGCGTCGATGCAGACAACGTCCGCGACTGGCTCGACGCGGGAGCCTTTGCCGTGGGTTTCACCACCGCCCTCTTTGAGCCAAGCGCGATGCGCGCGGGGCGGCTCGACGCGATCGAGGCGCGGGCCCGGCGCATCATGCGCGCTCTGGAGCCGGAGCCGCCCGTAACCGTGCAGGAGTGAGCCGCATTGGCACGTCAGGCCATGACGGGGCATGATTGGGGCGGCAAAGGAAGTCGCAGCTATGAGCGCCATCGATCGCTACACGACAAGGCGTCCCTCGGGTTCGGCGAGAGCGCTGCCAGTTGGCGTCACCGGCCCGATACTCGCGTGCTTGCCTGCCTGTGTCCTCGCCTGCGCCGAGCCCGCGCCAGCGTTGCAGCCATTGGGCACCGGTGCAGCACCGCCTGATCCGGGTGCCGGGCAGGTTGGGGGCGGGGGAGTCGCTGCCGGAGGCATGGCCGGGAGCGCCCTTGCCGGGGCGGGAGCCGCGGCGGGCTTCGGCGGGACGACTGCTCTGGCGGGTGCCGCGGCTGGTGGCCCGGCCGCCGGCTCTGGCGGGATGACTGGCGTGGGAGGCAGCGCTGGGATGCTTGCAGGTACCGGCGCCATGGCCGGCAGCGGCGGGATGACCGGCCTGGCGGGCGCCGGTGCGCCTGCGGGCACGGGCGCACCTGCGGGTTTTGGTGGAACGACAGGTCTGGCTGGGATCGGAGGCGGCCTCGGCGGGACGGGCGGTCCCCCGCCGGGCGGCGGCCAACCCAACAGCAGCTGCGGCATGGGTGGTCCGGGACCGCAGAGCAATGGGCAGTTGCGGCGTGTCGACCTCATGAACCAACACGCCGATTCCTATTACCTGCTGGGCGTACCCATGCAGCGCTCGGGGCCCCTGCCGATGGTGGTGGCGTTCCATGGAGACGAGGGCACGCCCGACAACGTCGCGGGTTGGTGGAAGGACGTGCTCGATCGGCACCAGGATTTCATCCTGGTCGCCCCCAGGGCCCCAACACCGAACGGCAGCTGGGCCTATCCCGGTGCGCTCCGGCCGGACTTGCTGCCCGACAGGACCAACTGGATGGTCTCGGTCATCGAAGATGTCGCCAGCAAGTACGAGGTGGACGTCACGCGCATCCACGCCATCGGTTACTCGGGAGGCTCGCTGTTTTTGGGTTACCGTGGCTTTCACCTGCAAGACATCTTCGCGTCCATCCAGTGGACTTGCGGGGGCGTCAACGAGTCCGAGATGGAAGTGTACAAGCCGGCAACCCGACCGGACTGCAAGGTGGCCGGCCGTTTCGTCATCTCCATGCAGGACAAGGTCTACCTCTGGCCTGCAGCCAAGAACGTCGAAGCCATGATGATGAAGAACGGGCACGTCACGGACTTCGTAGAGACCACGTGTGTTGGTCACTGCTGCTACACCTCGGACTACGATGAAGGGGCATGGCAGTGGTTCAAGACCCAGCAGAAGTGCCACAAGAGCACGCCGCGTGGCTGCTGGCCGGTCAATGCGCTTCCTTAGGGCCCGTCCAAGAATAACTCGATCGGCTGCGGCCGCGCAGGGCGGCGCGCTCGCGGCTTTCGTCCTCGCAAAAATCCTCGCAATAGCGCTGCTATTGCTGCGGTTTTTCCTCTGGGCGCGCCGGCGAATCGCATCCACCCTGCGCGGCCGGTCTCGACCAGTTATTCTTGGACGGGCCCTTAGAGTCAACGGGACGCCGGCGCTTGCGCCTTCCATGGTGTTGCTGGCCGGCTCGTGCCTCGTGGCCACGGCGTGTGCACCCGCACCGCAGGTCGCACACGCGGGCCGGACCGCGGCTGCGCGTTCGAGCGAAGGTGATCCAGGGCCGGCCGCGTCCTCGCCGGAACACGAGCCGTCCGCTTCCGCGCCGGAGGCGAACCGCTCAGCCGTGTTGCCCGCAGGGAGATTTGCCGCGGGCAGCTCCGTCCCCGAAGCCAGCGAGACGCCAGCAGTTG contains the following coding sequences:
- a CDS encoding bifunctional 4-hydroxy-2-oxoglutarate aldolase/2-dehydro-3-deoxy-phosphogluconate aldolase — its product is MTAGTYLDHLHRARASAIVRASEQRLAGDAMEAAIRSGFRVVEFTLTTPGALELIEEFSKRRPLSVGAGTVLSADDARRAVKAGACCLVSPVFDEAVVHAGLALGVAVMPGAHTPTELLRAYSAGAQLQKLFPAPAGGPAYLRSVRGPLPFLRIVPTNGVDADNVRDWLDAGAFAVGFTTALFEPSAMRAGRLDAIEARARRIMRALEPEPPVTVQE